A portion of the Perognathus longimembris pacificus isolate PPM17 chromosome 20, ASM2315922v1, whole genome shotgun sequence genome contains these proteins:
- the Gpatch1 gene encoding G patch domain-containing protein 1: MAALGSDSDEDLVSYGTGLDPLEEGERPKKSIPLQDQTVRDEKGRYKRFHGAFSGGFSAGYFNTVGSKEGWTPSTFVSSRQNRADKSVLGPEDFMDEEDLSEFGIAPKAIVTTDDFASKTKDRIQEKARQLVAATAPIPGATLLDDFVTPAKLSVGFELLRKMGWKEGQGVGPRVKRRPRRQKPDPGVKIYGCALPPGGSEGSEDEDDDYLPDDVTFAPKDITPVDFTPKDNVHGLAYKGLDPQQALFGSSREHFNLFGGDSERAGHLIGDVGLNKGRKLGISGQAFGVGALEEEDDDIYATETLSKYDTVLKDEEPGDGLYGWTAPRQYKNQREPEKDLRYIGKILDGFSLSSKPLSSKKIYAPPVLPRDYRPVHYFRPVVAATSENSHLLQVLSDSAGKAVHDPGTHSRHQLNASKRGELLGETPVQGSATSVLEFLSQKDRERIKEMKQVTDLKAAQLKARSLAQNASGSRAQPSSPDSGHRSWHMALGGGTAPRASNFKPFAKDPEKQKRYEEFLVQMKKGQKDALERCLDPSMTEWERGREREEFARAAQLYVSSHSTLSSRFTHAKEEDDSDQVEVPRDQENDVSDKQSAVKMKMFGKLTRDTFEWHPDKLLCKRFNVPDPYPNSTLVGLPRVKRDKYSVFNFLTLPESSSVPITPEPIGKVPEHRASDKSRKPSRWDTSKPEKKQDSISEFLSLARSKVGPPKQESCPPVKKEEEQAPLSLSEKTANPDVESQAEEEGKRPSMDLFRAIFVSSSDEKSSSSEDEQGDSEDNQEGADEANHKVPHETHLGASSSGAQASEPEPQEPAFPFPIQKMQIDEREEFGPRLPPVFCPNARQKLEIPQKEKQKKKDKHKPQKEHRRKKDKKKKHKKHKHKSKQKNKKSEKTSSSESSDTSDSQSNEEGTPDLSPQELLRRLKCLPPRRQ, translated from the exons ATGGCGGCGTTGGGCAGCGACAGCGACGAGGACCTGGTCAGCTATGGCACCGGCCTAGACCCCCTGGAAGAAG gtgAAAGGCCAAAGAAATCTATTCCTCTTCAGGACCAGACAGTAAGGGATGAAAAAGGACGGTACAAACGGTTCCATGGAGCCTTCAGTGGTGGCTTCTCTGCTGGGTACTTCAATACGGTTGGCTCAAAAGAAG GATGGACACCCTCAACCTTCGTGTCTTCCCGACAGAacagagcagacaaatctgtcCTTGGTCCTGAAGATTTTATGGATGAAGAG GATCTTAGTGAATTTGGGATAGCACCTAAAGCAATTGTCACCACAGATGATTTTGCTTCCAAAACCAAAGACAGAATCCAAGaaaaggccaggcaactggtagCTGCAACAGCCCCCATTCCTGGAGCCACTCTGCTTGATGACTTCGTGACACCAGCAAA GTTATCTGTTGGGTTTGAATTGTTAAGAAAAATGGGTTGGAAGGAAGGACAAGGAGTTGGTCCTCGAGTCAAGAGAAGACCACGCCGACAAAAACCTG ATCCTGGAGTGAAAATCTATGGCTGTGCCTTACCCCCTGGAGGCTCTGAAGGCTCTGAG GATGAAGATGATGACTACTTGCCTGATGATGTGACCTTTGCCCCTAAAGACATCACCCCTGTGGATTTCACACCCAAAGATAATGTCCACGGCCTGGCTTACAAGGGCCTGGACCCCCAGCAAGCACTGTTTGGAAGTTCAAGGGAGCATTTTAATCTCTTTGGTGGAGACTCTGAGCGAGCTGGCCATCTTATTGGAGATGTTGGActgaataaaggaagaaaattgggAATTTCGGGCCAG GCTTTTGGTGTAGGTGCCctggaagaggaagatgatgatATCTATGCCACAGAAACTCTGTCTAAATATGACACTGTTTTGAAGGATGAGGAACCTGGCGATGGGCTCTATGgctggacagcgcccaggcagtACAAAAATCAAAGAG AACCTGAGAAAGATCTTCGTTACATTGGCAAAATTTTGGATGGATTTTCGTTGTCTTCTAAACCTTTATCTTCTAAGAAA ATTTATGCACCCCCTGTGCTGCCAAGAGACTATCGGCCAGTGCATTATTTCAGACCCGTGGTAGCTGCAACTTCTGAGAACTCACACCTGCTTCAGGTGTTATCAGATTCTGCTGGAAAGGCAGTTCATGACCCAGGCACACATAGCAGGCACCAACTGAATGCCTCCAAACGGGGGGAGCTGCTGGGAGAGACGCCTGTCCAAG GCTCTGCTACTTCAGTATTAGAATTTCTGTCCCAAAAAGATAGAGAGAGAATCAAAGAAATGAAGCAGGTGACTGACTtgaaagcagcacaactgaaagCTAGGAGTCTGGCCCAGAATGCTTCAGGCAGCAGAGCTCAGCCCTCCTCACCAGACTCCGGACATCGGTCCTGGCACATGGCCTTGGGCGGTGGGACAGCCCCAAGAGCCAGCAACTTCAAACCTTTTGCTAAAGATCCAGAAAAGCAAAAGCGATATGAAGAGTTTTTAGTACAGATGAAAAAGGGGCAGAAAG ATGCTCTGGAACGTTGCCTGGACCCCAGCATGACAGAGTGGGAACGGGGCCGTGAGCGGGAGGAGTTTGCCCGGGCAGCCCAGCTATATGTCTCTTCCCACTCCACCTTGTCCTCCAGGTTCACCCACGCCAAGGAAGAGGATGACTCAGATCAAGTCGAAGTCCCTCGAGACCAAGAG AACGATGTCAGTGACAAACAGTCAGCTGTGAAGATGAAGATGTTTGGGAAGCTCACCCGAGACACATTTGAGTGGCACCCCGACAAGCTTCTGTGCAAACGATTTAATGTCCCTGACCCTTATCCCAA TTCAACGTTAGTTGGCTTACCAAGAGTGAAACGTGACAAATACTCAGTCTTCAACTTTCTGACACTCCCAGAGTCTTCATCCGTGCCCATAACTCCAGAACCAATTGGGAAAGTGCCAGAACACCGTGCTTCCGACA AGTCCAGGAAACCATCCCGGTGGGACACATCGAAgccagaaaagaaacaagattcCATTAGTGAATTCTTAAGTTTGGCCAGATCAAAAGTGGGTCCCCCTAAACAAGAATCCTGTCCCCCtgtgaagaaagaggaagaacaggCGCCATTGTCACTTTCTGAGAAG ACCGCCAATCCAGATGTGGAGTCCCAGGCAGAGGAGGAAGGCAAACGCCCATCCATGGACCTGTTCAGGGCCATCTTTGTCAGCTCCTCAGATGAAAAGTCCTCATCCTCTGAAGATGAGCAAGGTGACAGCGAGGACAACCAGGAGGGGGCCGACGAGGCCAACCACAAAGTTCCCCATGAGACCCACCTGGGGGCAAGCTCTTCGGGGGCACAAG CCAGTGAGCCAGAGCCCCAGGAACCTGCCTTTCCCTTCCCGATACAGAAGATGCAGATAGATGAACGAGAAGAGTTCGGCCCTCGGCTGCCTCCCGTCTTCTGCCCCA